The Acidobacteriota bacterium region ACGCCGGAGTTCAGAGACGTCGTCAACTGGAACACCCTGATCCTGGCTGGATCCCGGAATGAGGTCGAGAAGGGCCGCAGCGGTCTTGCGCACCTCTTCGAGCACATCGCGTTCCGCCACAAGTTCGAGGATACCCCGAACTCGTACGACACGCGAATCGATGCGATCGGCGCCTTTGACAACGCCTGGACATGGTTCGACGTCACCTACTACCACCCCGTCACCTTCGCTTCGAATCTGGAGGAGCTCGCCGAGGTGCAGGCGGAGAGGTTCGTGGAGCTCGATTTCACGGAGAGGATCTATCGCACCGAGGCGGGAGCGGTGCTCGGAGAGTACAGGCGGAACGCGTCGAATCCGGGGCTGCGGATGAGCGAAGTGATGTCGGACCTGATGTACGGACCGTCTCATGGCTACGGGCACACGACGATGGGCTATCTGGCAGACGTGCAGGACATGCCGAATTCCTATCAGTCGGGAAGAGAGTTTTACGAGACCTACTACCGGCCGAACAACGCGGTCGTGATCGTGTCGGGCGACGTCGATCCCGAGGAGGTATTCGCGCTGGCTCAGGAAACCTACGGGAGCTGGCAGCCTCGCGAGGTCCCGGATCTTCCGGCGGCAGAGCCGATCGACGGTCCGTTGAGGGGCCATGTCGCCTGGGACTCGGACGTCCCGCCGCGGATGAATCTCGCCTATATGGTCCCGCCGTTCGACCCGGGGTCGACCGAGGGGGCCGTCATGATGATGCTTTCCGAGCTCCTGTCGGGTGAGACCGCACCGCTGTTCCAGAAGCTCCGGTACGAGGAGAAGGTCGCAACCGGCTTCTTCGCGGGAGGACAGTCCGCGGAGGGTTTCGACTCGCGGCCTTTCGAAGCGAGTGTGAGGTTCGACAAGGCGAAGTTCGACGAGGAGGGAGCCCCTCTGCTCGAGCGGACCGAGAAGATGATCATCGGGGGATTCGAGGATCTGAAGACTTTCTCGCAACGCCCGGGCGCGGCGGAGACGCTGAATCGCCTCAAGTCGAAGCTTCGCTATGACATGCTGTCGCAGCTCGACTCCGCACACGACATCGCTCAGGCATTCGCCATGTACTACCGGTTCGGGCGGGATCCCGACGTCATGGATCAGATGATGGAAGCGATCGAGAGACTGACGCCGGCCGACATCGACGCGTTCGCGAGAGAGCATTTCGTACCGTCCAACCGAGTCGTGGTCACGATGGCACATCGTGACGCGATGCCGGATACCATCCAGGCGAGCCGGTGAGGAGAAACCCGATGATGAAACGACTGTTGTCTCTGTTGACCGTACTCGGGCTTACCGCCTGCGCAACCTCGACGGCGGTGCAGACTCCGGATCCCGTAGCCCCCGGCGCTTCCGCCCGCGCGGCGACCGAGCCCGCTCTGGTCACGATCGACTCCCCCTCGCCGATGATCTCGATCCGGTTGATGGTGAAGGCCGGATCGACCGCCGATCCTCGGGGGAAAGAGGGTCTGGCCAATCTCGTCGCCGACGCGCTGATCGATGGTGGATTCGGGACGGCCGCGAACCCGACGACCAAGGAGGAGCTTGCGCTGATCACCCA contains the following coding sequences:
- a CDS encoding insulinase family protein; this encodes MGRSMKSLAVVVLALLPAIAVFGDFFPYEVHKKTLSNGLDVIVIPTPEFRDVVNWNTLILAGSRNEVEKGRSGLAHLFEHIAFRHKFEDTPNSYDTRIDAIGAFDNAWTWFDVTYYHPVTFASNLEELAEVQAERFVELDFTERIYRTEAGAVLGEYRRNASNPGLRMSEVMSDLMYGPSHGYGHTTMGYLADVQDMPNSYQSGREFYETYYRPNNAVVIVSGDVDPEEVFALAQETYGSWQPREVPDLPAAEPIDGPLRGHVAWDSDVPPRMNLAYMVPPFDPGSTEGAVMMMLSELLSGETAPLFQKLRYEEKVATGFFAGGQSAEGFDSRPFEASVRFDKAKFDEEGAPLLERTEKMIIGGFEDLKTFSQRPGAAETLNRLKSKLRYDMLSQLDSAHDIAQAFAMYYRFGRDPDVMDQMMEAIERLTPADIDAFAREHFVPSNRVVVTMAHRDAMPDTIQASR